From the Cohaesibacter sp. ES.047 genome, one window contains:
- a CDS encoding DUF2336 domain-containing protein: protein MLDTITDLAREKSSDKRRELLGRVADMFFDGAELHTDHEAILFRDIVLKMLNDVGAEGRAIFSERASKEPTLPIEIARNLAQDDVEIAAPVLKNSPVLTDEDFVALSQTLSPAHLETIAERESLSGTVTDALIENGTRAVWHKVTQNQSAEITDKGFDTLVDNATDDEILQTSLSSRKDIPEHAAKKLLPLLPPEGKARLAKLFRHDPHAAGDLVAGAQKKFIEHSLSERSERIEAKVLISQVKQGTRALSDAVSLLAEAQRGSDIIMLLAAIIGLDQAIISNVFYQSNDEPIAILCKSMDLETNAFAKLMNVRQEKLGLSLSAVGRSIAHFKELDVASSQRAMRFVQMRNNVAKTQ from the coding sequence ATGCTGGATACCATCACCGATCTTGCGCGAGAAAAATCGAGCGACAAGCGACGCGAACTCCTCGGCCGTGTGGCCGATATGTTCTTTGATGGAGCAGAGCTGCACACCGATCACGAAGCAATTCTTTTTCGCGACATCGTCCTGAAGATGCTCAACGATGTGGGTGCAGAAGGTCGCGCCATATTCTCCGAGCGCGCCTCCAAGGAACCCACTCTGCCAATCGAAATTGCACGCAATCTTGCACAGGATGACGTTGAAATCGCAGCTCCCGTACTCAAGAACAGCCCGGTGTTGACCGACGAGGATTTTGTTGCCCTCTCTCAAACGCTGTCCCCGGCGCATCTTGAAACCATCGCAGAGCGAGAGTCGCTGAGCGGCACAGTCACCGATGCCCTGATTGAGAACGGCACCAGAGCTGTCTGGCACAAGGTCACACAGAACCAAAGCGCCGAGATCACTGACAAGGGTTTTGACACGCTTGTTGATAATGCAACGGATGACGAGATCCTGCAAACCAGCCTGAGCTCTCGTAAAGATATCCCTGAACACGCGGCCAAAAAGCTGTTGCCGCTGTTGCCGCCTGAGGGCAAGGCCCGTCTCGCCAAGCTGTTCCGACATGATCCCCACGCTGCCGGTGACCTTGTTGCCGGGGCGCAGAAGAAGTTTATCGAGCATAGCCTTTCAGAACGCAGCGAACGGATCGAAGCCAAGGTTCTGATCAGTCAAGTTAAGCAGGGTACGCGGGCATTATCCGATGCGGTGTCCCTTCTGGCTGAGGCCCAGCGCGGCTCCGACATCATCATGTTGCTCGCGGCAATCATCGGCCTTGATCAGGCGATCATCTCGAATGTGTTCTATCAGAGCAACGACGAACCGATTGCCATCCTTTGCAAATCGATGGATCTGGAAACGAATGCGTTTGCCAAGCTGATGAATGTCCGTCAGGAAAAGCTTGGTCTTTCGCTATCGGCGGTTGGGCGCAGCATTGCGCACTTCAAAGAGCTGGACGTTGCCTCCTCTCAGCGGGCCATGCGCTTCGTCCAGATGCGCAACAATGTTGCGAAAACCCAATAA
- a CDS encoding glycine betaine/L-proline ABC transporter ATP-binding protein has protein sequence MSEVLIEIKGLYKLFGNDPKKYMPLVHQGLSKDEILAQTGHTLGLKDINLSIQKGEISVIMGLSGSGKSTLIRHFNRLIDPTEGQILVDGTDVMNLSIKELEQFRRHKMSMVFQRFGLLPHRTVLDNVAYGLHIQNVKKSEAHDRAVEWLETVGLAGYENQYPAQLSGGQQQRVGLARALATNAEVLLMDEAFSALDPLIRSEMQDQLVELQEKLHKTIIFITHDLDEALRLGSTIAILKDGELVQDDKPEEILLNPANDYVEAFVKDVNRARALNVETVMQPQTFRITAKTIGEAYKQMKAHKDDYAYHVTDDGYQGTLTQESLEEYYKDNADSKISEEHYYDVQHISPDAPLEEVLPGTLSADYPVPVVGEDGEFVGSLSRDALAEVLSSEASEDEEAEDETAKAKAGTEGDAVKEPS, from the coding sequence ATGAGTGAAGTGCTGATTGAAATCAAAGGGCTCTACAAGCTTTTCGGCAACGACCCCAAGAAATATATGCCGTTGGTGCACCAAGGGCTGAGCAAGGACGAGATCCTTGCTCAAACCGGTCACACCCTTGGTCTCAAGGATATCAACCTCAGCATTCAGAAGGGTGAAATCTCGGTCATCATGGGCCTGTCAGGTTCGGGCAAGTCGACCCTGATCCGCCACTTCAACCGCCTGATTGATCCGACCGAAGGTCAGATTCTGGTTGACGGTACCGACGTGATGAATCTTTCGATCAAGGAACTCGAGCAGTTTCGGCGTCACAAGATGTCGATGGTCTTCCAGCGCTTCGGGCTCCTGCCGCACCGCACGGTTCTCGACAATGTTGCCTACGGCCTGCACATTCAGAACGTCAAGAAGTCCGAAGCCCATGATCGGGCTGTTGAGTGGCTCGAGACGGTTGGTCTGGCTGGATACGAGAACCAGTATCCGGCACAGCTTTCGGGTGGTCAGCAGCAGCGTGTCGGTCTGGCGCGCGCCCTTGCCACCAACGCCGAAGTCCTTCTGATGGATGAGGCCTTTTCCGCGCTTGACCCGCTTATTCGCTCCGAAATGCAGGATCAGCTCGTCGAGCTGCAGGAAAAACTGCACAAGACCATCATTTTCATCACCCACGATCTTGATGAAGCCCTGCGTCTTGGCAGCACCATCGCCATCCTCAAGGACGGTGAACTGGTGCAGGATGACAAGCCTGAAGAAATTCTGCTCAATCCGGCCAATGACTATGTCGAGGCCTTCGTCAAGGATGTGAACCGTGCCCGTGCGCTGAACGTTGAGACTGTGATGCAGCCGCAGACCTTCCGCATCACGGCCAAAACCATCGGCGAGGCCTACAAGCAGATGAAGGCCCACAAGGACGATTACGCCTATCACGTCACCGACGATGGCTATCAGGGGACCCTGACGCAAGAGAGCCTTGAGGAATATTACAAGGACAATGCGGACAGCAAGATCTCCGAAGAGCACTATTACGATGTACAGCACATCTCTCCGGATGCCCCTCTGGAAGAAGTCCTGCCAGGAACCCTGTCTGCGGACTATCCTGTGCCGGTGGTTGGAGAAGATGGCGAATTCGTTGGCTCACTGTCCCGTGACGCCCTTGCTGAAGTGCTGAGTTCCGAAGCTTCTGAAGACGAGGAAGCCGAAGATGAAACCGCGAAAGCCAAAGCCGGCACCGAAGGGGATGCTGTCAAGGAACCGAGCTGA
- a CDS encoding proline/glycine betaine ABC transporter permease, whose protein sequence is MSWLTEFPQLDRLDLLAIRKTLDGAYKAFSREYGEFIEGLFHPLLQFLVWFEKLLLNTPWPIIIIVIGAIVYSASRSWKLLLGVVVSLLLIGYFGMWEDTMSTLSMITVCTLMSIVVGIPVGIGMARSDRFQKVMTPILDVMQTMPAFVYLIPVVMLLGIGKIPGLISVVIYAIPPVIRLTNLGIRLVDKEVLEAATAFGANPTQRLFGVQVPLAMPTIMAGINQTIMMALAMVVVASMIGVKGLGQPVLKSIQNQYFTLGLFNGLAIVALAIIFDRVSQAYATRSQKHMKGAH, encoded by the coding sequence TTGTCATGGCTAACAGAATTTCCGCAGTTGGATCGTCTTGATCTTCTTGCGATACGCAAGACGCTAGATGGCGCTTACAAAGCATTCTCTCGGGAGTATGGCGAGTTTATCGAAGGCTTGTTCCACCCCCTTCTCCAGTTCCTCGTATGGTTCGAGAAGCTGCTCCTCAACACGCCATGGCCGATTATCATTATTGTTATCGGTGCAATCGTCTATTCCGCCAGCCGCTCATGGAAGTTGCTTCTTGGTGTTGTTGTTTCTCTGCTGCTGATTGGCTATTTCGGCATGTGGGAAGACACGATGAGCACCCTGTCGATGATTACCGTCTGTACGCTCATGTCCATTGTGGTTGGCATTCCGGTTGGCATTGGCATGGCGCGGTCCGATCGCTTCCAGAAAGTGATGACACCGATTCTCGACGTCATGCAGACCATGCCAGCCTTTGTTTATCTTATTCCCGTTGTCATGTTGCTCGGCATCGGCAAGATTCCAGGCCTCATTTCGGTTGTGATCTACGCCATTCCGCCGGTTATCCGCCTGACCAACCTCGGTATTCGTCTGGTCGACAAGGAAGTGCTCGAAGCGGCCACCGCTTTTGGTGCAAACCCGACCCAGCGCCTGTTCGGGGTGCAGGTTCCGCTCGCCATGCCAACCATCATGGCCGGTATCAACCAGACCATCATGATGGCGCTCGCCATGGTCGTGGTCGCATCAATGATCGGTGTGAAAGGTCTTGGCCAGCCGGTTCTCAAATCCATTCAGAACCAGTACTTCACGCTGGGTCTCTTCAACGGTCTAGCCATTGTGGCGCTTGCTATCATCTTTGACCGTGTTTCGCAGGCATATGCCACGCGAAGTCAGAAACACATGAAGGGAGCCCACTAA
- a CDS encoding ABC transporter substrate-binding protein, which produces MKRLLLAALMLSGSALSSNAADCGKVTIADMNWSSATLIANVEKIILTQGFGCDAELIPGDTMPTGASMTEKGEPDIAPEFWSNSMREVIDKGVEEGRLAIAGKSLSDGGEEGFWVPNYMVEKEPSLATIEGVIEHADLFPHPEDDTKSAFYGCPAGWNCQISSGNLFRAMNLEDAGFEIVDPGSGAGLSGSIAKAYERGEGWFGYYWAPTAVLGKYQMTKVDFGSGIDEEEFKGCTTQNDCADPKVTMYPPSLVQAITTGEFAKNNPEIMDFLGKLSFTNKEMNALLAWMEDNQADGEIAGIYFLKNHEDKWTEWLSDDMAAKVKAAVAEM; this is translated from the coding sequence ATGAAACGACTCCTGCTTGCTGCCCTGATGCTGTCAGGCTCGGCCCTTTCTTCAAACGCGGCTGATTGCGGCAAAGTCACCATCGCTGACATGAACTGGAGCTCTGCGACCCTGATCGCAAATGTGGAGAAAATTATTCTCACGCAAGGGTTCGGTTGTGATGCCGAATTGATTCCGGGCGACACCATGCCGACCGGCGCATCCATGACCGAAAAAGGCGAACCAGATATCGCTCCCGAATTCTGGTCCAACTCCATGCGCGAAGTTATCGACAAGGGTGTCGAAGAGGGCCGTCTGGCCATCGCCGGCAAATCTCTGTCCGACGGCGGGGAAGAAGGCTTCTGGGTTCCCAACTACATGGTTGAGAAAGAGCCCAGCCTTGCCACCATCGAAGGCGTCATCGAGCATGCCGATCTCTTCCCACATCCGGAAGATGACACCAAGAGCGCATTCTATGGCTGCCCGGCAGGCTGGAACTGTCAGATCTCTTCCGGCAACCTGTTCCGCGCTATGAATCTTGAAGACGCTGGTTTTGAAATCGTTGATCCGGGTTCGGGGGCTGGCCTCTCTGGTTCCATCGCCAAGGCTTATGAGCGCGGCGAAGGCTGGTTCGGCTACTATTGGGCGCCGACTGCTGTTCTCGGCAAATACCAGATGACCAAGGTTGATTTCGGCTCTGGCATCGACGAAGAAGAGTTCAAAGGCTGCACCACGCAGAACGATTGTGCAGATCCGAAAGTGACCATGTATCCGCCGTCTCTCGTTCAGGCGATTACCACCGGTGAATTCGCCAAGAACAATCCGGAAATCATGGATTTCCTTGGCAAGCTTTCCTTCACCAACAAAGAGATGAACGCTCTGTTGGCATGGATGGAAGACAACCAGGCTGACGGTGAAATCGCTGGTATCTATTTCCTCAAAAACCATGAGGACAAATGGACCGAGTGGCTTTCTGACGACATGGCTGCCAAAGTCAAGGCTGCTGTCGCAGAGATGTAA
- a CDS encoding HPr family phosphocarrier protein: MTDQSFSGTLTIQNKRGLHARASAKFVQLVDMYDASVTVSKDGQTVWGNSIMGLMMLAAAPGCCIDVVASGNQAEEVLKAISDLIDDRFGEGE; encoded by the coding sequence GTGACCGACCAATCCTTTTCTGGCACTCTGACCATCCAAAACAAGCGAGGCCTGCACGCCCGGGCGTCGGCCAAATTCGTCCAGCTCGTCGACATGTATGATGCCTCGGTTACGGTGTCCAAGGACGGACAGACAGTCTGGGGCAATTCCATCATGGGGCTGATGATGTTGGCGGCGGCTCCGGGCTGCTGCATCGATGTCGTTGCATCAGGAAACCAGGCAGAAGAGGTGCTCAAGGCCATTTCGGACCTGATTGACGATCGGTTCGGCGAGGGAGAATAG
- a CDS encoding PTS sugar transporter subunit IIA, which produces MIGLVLVTHGHLAEEFRSALEHVVGPQELIETICIGPDDDMEQRRQDIIDAVAAVDDKQGVVLLTDMFGGTPSNMAISVMDSERVEVLAGVNLPMLIKLASVRSDRSITEAVHEACEAGRKYINIASKLLAGE; this is translated from the coding sequence ATGATCGGTCTTGTCCTCGTTACACATGGTCATCTGGCAGAGGAATTTCGATCTGCGCTTGAGCATGTCGTTGGCCCTCAGGAGCTGATCGAGACCATCTGCATCGGTCCCGACGACGACATGGAACAACGGCGGCAGGACATAATCGATGCTGTCGCGGCGGTTGACGATAAGCAGGGCGTTGTCCTTCTGACCGACATGTTCGGTGGCACGCCGTCCAACATGGCCATTTCCGTCATGGACAGCGAGCGCGTTGAAGTGTTGGCTGGCGTGAACTTGCCGATGCTGATCAAGCTCGCAAGCGTTCGCTCGGACCGCTCGATCACCGAGGCGGTGCATGAGGCTTGTGAAGCCGGGCGGAAATACATTAACATAGCCAGCAAGTTGCTGGCCGGAGAATGA
- a CDS encoding HPr kinase/phosphorylase → MSNYLDPDRDHATQGPAFDLPARLEDGSEIMQASGLVLHRYGLLLCGPSGSGKSMLQRRLRQEARARGMFAALISDDYVRLSRPGPDGKEEAVPPLLAFSPVPTHRLQEVRGIGVLKLEPEHVLSRAVIHLLVDMVAPEEIERMPRKMARSKPCLGHEVAHLAVPQRSVDVACDMVFALLSTWKH, encoded by the coding sequence ATGTCCAACTATCTTGACCCTGACAGGGACCATGCCACTCAAGGGCCGGCCTTCGACCTTCCTGCTCGTCTCGAAGACGGCAGCGAAATCATGCAGGCCAGTGGGCTGGTGCTGCACCGCTACGGCCTTCTTTTGTGCGGGCCTTCAGGCAGCGGCAAGTCGATGCTGCAGCGGCGGTTGCGCCAGGAGGCGCGTGCGCGAGGCATGTTTGCGGCTTTGATCAGCGATGACTATGTGCGCCTGTCACGCCCCGGGCCTGATGGCAAAGAGGAGGCTGTGCCGCCGTTGCTGGCCTTCTCGCCCGTGCCCACACATCGTTTGCAGGAGGTGCGGGGCATCGGCGTCCTCAAGCTTGAACCGGAGCATGTGCTCTCGCGTGCCGTGATTCATCTGCTGGTCGATATGGTTGCGCCGGAAGAAATTGAACGAATGCCGAGAAAAATGGCAAGGTCGAAACCTTGTCTTGGTCATGAGGTAGCACACCTTGCCGTCCCGCAGCGTTCGGTGGATGTGGCCTGCGATATGGTGTTTGCGCTTCTTTCCACATGGAAGCATTGA
- a CDS encoding sensor histidine kinase, with the protein MLQQKNNQGSEKQKRAQSAKRNKGRFNRFLGIVTSSVAFSSLTRRIVFLNLAALAVLVIGILYLNQFREGLIDSRVRSLMTQGNIIAGAIAASAASDADAITISPDRLLELQAGESFTPSDDTFGFFEFPIDPERAAPILRAAISTTDTRARIYDLSGNLVVDSRQLNASGILRFNLPDPVEEKDGGWMDKWSRFISWIRQAEHPLYKELGSSEGRGYPEVTLALDGSAASIVRVNDKGRLIVSVAVPIQRSRVIAGALLLSTRDGEIDEIVTAERLGILRVFLIAAVVTSTLSFLLAGTIAGPVRRLSEAAERVRRGVKSREQIPDFSDRKDEIGQLSQSLRDMTKTLYQRMDAIEAFAADVAHELKNPLTSLRSAVETLPLAKKPEARERLTGIILHDVRRLDRLISDISDASRLDAELARQDSDAIDLHALLDTIVTIQDEIGAKVGVRVKLETDGEPAKDDRRFFVNGNDSRIGQVFVNLIDNARSFSPDGSEVVVSLSREDNWVEVTVDDCGPGIQAEDVNRVFERFYTDRPQGEDFGQNSGLGLSISKQIVEAYQGQIEAFNRIDESSSESDPEILGARFCARFPVMAKTTAHKPTHHKTTAHRKSDHTTERDDQA; encoded by the coding sequence ATGCTGCAGCAGAAAAACAATCAGGGCTCGGAAAAGCAGAAGCGCGCGCAATCGGCCAAACGGAACAAAGGCCGGTTCAATCGCTTTCTCGGCATCGTAACGTCATCGGTCGCCTTTTCATCCCTGACCCGCCGCATCGTGTTCCTCAATCTCGCCGCGCTCGCAGTGCTGGTGATTGGTATTCTTTATCTCAACCAGTTCCGCGAAGGACTCATCGACAGCCGCGTGCGTTCTTTGATGACACAGGGCAACATCATTGCCGGTGCGATTGCCGCCTCGGCTGCATCCGACGCCGACGCCATCACCATCAGCCCGGATCGCCTGCTCGAGCTGCAGGCCGGCGAGAGCTTCACCCCGTCCGATGACACCTTCGGCTTCTTCGAATTTCCCATCGATCCCGAGCGCGCGGCTCCTATTCTGCGTGCTGCGATTTCAACCACGGACACACGGGCCCGGATCTACGATCTGTCCGGCAATCTGGTGGTGGACTCGCGCCAGCTCAATGCCAGCGGCATTCTGCGCTTCAATCTGCCCGATCCGGTCGAGGAGAAAGACGGCGGCTGGATGGACAAGTGGAGCCGCTTCATCAGCTGGATCCGGCAGGCAGAGCACCCCCTCTATAAAGAGCTGGGGAGCAGCGAAGGCCGGGGCTATCCGGAAGTAACGCTGGCACTGGATGGATCTGCTGCCTCCATCGTGCGCGTCAATGACAAGGGTCGGCTGATCGTCTCCGTTGCAGTGCCCATTCAGCGCTCGCGTGTCATCGCCGGTGCGCTCCTTTTGTCGACACGCGATGGTGAGATCGACGAAATCGTGACCGCCGAGCGTCTTGGTATTCTGCGGGTTTTCCTCATTGCCGCCGTTGTGACGAGCACGCTGTCCTTCCTGTTGGCTGGCACCATCGCCGGCCCTGTACGCCGGCTCTCCGAGGCAGCCGAACGCGTGCGCCGGGGCGTCAAGTCCCGCGAGCAGATCCCGGATTTTTCTGATCGCAAGGACGAAATCGGCCAATTGAGCCAATCTCTGCGCGACATGACCAAGACCCTCTATCAGCGCATGGATGCCATCGAGGCCTTTGCTGCCGATGTGGCGCACGAGCTCAAGAACCCTCTGACATCTCTGCGCTCGGCGGTGGAAACCCTGCCATTGGCCAAGAAGCCCGAAGCGCGAGAGCGTCTTACCGGCATCATTCTGCATGACGTCAGACGCCTTGATCGGCTGATTTCGGATATTTCCGATGCGTCTCGCCTTGATGCGGAGTTGGCACGACAGGACTCGGATGCCATCGACCTTCATGCACTGCTCGACACCATTGTCACCATTCAAGATGAGATTGGAGCCAAGGTCGGCGTACGCGTCAAGCTCGAGACCGATGGCGAACCCGCCAAGGACGACAGGCGCTTTTTCGTCAATGGCAATGACAGCCGCATCGGTCAGGTCTTCGTCAATCTCATCGACAACGCTCGCTCCTTCTCCCCAGATGGCTCCGAAGTGGTCGTCAGTCTGTCGCGCGAAGACAATTGGGTGGAGGTCACGGTTGATGACTGCGGCCCCGGCATTCAGGCGGAGGATGTCAATCGCGTCTTCGAGCGCTTCTACACCGATCGCCCGCAAGGAGAGGATTTTGGTCAGAACTCGGGTCTCGGGCTGTCCATTTCCAAGCAGATCGTCGAGGCCTATCAGGGGCAGATTGAGGCTTTCAACCGCATTGACGAAAGCTCGTCAGAGAGCGATCCTGAGATACTGGGTGCCCGCTTCTGCGCGCGCTTCCCGGTGATGGCAAAGACAACAGCCCATAAGCCGACGCACCACAAGACGACGGCTCATAGGAAGTCCGACCACACGACAGAGCGCGACGATCAGGCCTGA
- a CDS encoding response regulator transcription factor, producing the protein MATIALVDDDRNILTSVSIALESEGYKVDTYTDGASGLDGLLHAPPDLAILDIKMPRMDGMELLRRLRQKTDLPVIFLTSKDDEIDELFGLKMGADDFIHKPFSQRLLVERVKAVLRRAQARETVIKGEGQVNKSDLLERGLLSMDQERHTCSWDGKPVTLTVTEFLILFSLAQRPGVVKSRNALMDAAYEDQVYVDDRTIDSHIKRLRKKFKAVDDNFDMIETLYGVGYRFRESA; encoded by the coding sequence ATGGCAACGATTGCGCTTGTCGACGATGATCGAAATATTCTGACGTCCGTCTCCATTGCTCTGGAGAGCGAGGGATACAAGGTCGATACCTATACAGATGGTGCCTCCGGGCTCGATGGCCTGCTGCACGCGCCGCCCGATCTTGCAATCCTCGATATCAAGATGCCGCGCATGGACGGCATGGAACTGCTGCGACGTCTGCGCCAGAAAACGGACCTTCCGGTCATCTTCCTGACATCCAAGGATGACGAGATCGATGAATTGTTTGGTCTGAAGATGGGCGCAGATGATTTCATCCACAAACCCTTCTCCCAACGTCTGCTTGTTGAGCGGGTCAAGGCGGTACTCAGGCGCGCGCAAGCCCGCGAAACAGTAATCAAGGGCGAGGGCCAGGTGAACAAGTCCGATCTGCTTGAGCGCGGTCTTCTGTCGATGGATCAGGAACGCCACACCTGCAGTTGGGACGGTAAACCTGTTACCTTGACGGTCACCGAGTTTTTGATTCTTTTCTCGCTTGCCCAGCGCCCCGGGGTGGTCAAGAGCCGCAATGCCTTGATGGATGCTGCCTATGAAGATCAGGTCTATGTGGATGATCGCACCATCGACAGCCACATCAAGCGCCTGCGTAAGAAGTTCAAGGCCGTCGACGACAATTTCGACATGATCGAAACCCTCTACGGCGTTGGCTATCGCTTCCGTGAAAGTGCCTGA
- a CDS encoding phosphoenolpyruvate carboxykinase encodes MKQFGTINESYGVDKNGLRNLEAVHWNYRYPKLVEEALARGEGRLIHGGAFAVDTGVHTGRSPKDKFTVRDDVSENTIWWDNNKAMTPESFDLLFEDMMAYAEGKELFVQDLYGGADIDHRLPTRVVTELAWQSHFIRNMLIRPEHEELASFMPELTVIDLPSFECDPEKYGIRSSTCIALNLKKKIILVAGSSYAGEIKKSVFTTLNYLLPEKGIMPMHCSANVDDEGNTAIFFGLSGTGKTTLSADPNRTLIGDDEHGWGENGVFNFEGGCYAKTIRLSAEAEPEIFATTHTFGAIVENMVIDPITDIPDFEDGSKTENTRVSYPIDFIPNASLTGRAPQPKNIIMLTADAFGVLPPIAKLTPEQAMYHFLSGYTAKVAGTEKGVTEPEATFSTCFGAPFMPRHPSEYGNLLREMMEKHQVTCWLVNTGWTGGAYGVGSRMPIKATRALLTAALNGSLSDMEFRTNEIFGIQVPLSCPGVDDKLLMPRDTWADKDAFDAQAKKLAGMFVKNFEYYLPHVDEAVKAAAPKA; translated from the coding sequence GTGAAACAATTCGGCACGATCAACGAATCTTACGGCGTGGATAAAAACGGTCTGCGCAATCTGGAAGCCGTTCATTGGAACTATCGGTATCCAAAACTGGTAGAAGAAGCATTGGCTCGCGGCGAAGGTCGCCTGATCCATGGCGGCGCCTTTGCAGTTGATACCGGTGTTCACACCGGTCGCTCTCCTAAAGACAAATTCACCGTACGCGACGACGTTTCTGAGAACACCATCTGGTGGGACAACAACAAGGCGATGACCCCGGAATCCTTCGATCTTCTGTTCGAAGACATGATGGCTTACGCTGAAGGCAAAGAGCTGTTTGTTCAGGACCTTTACGGCGGCGCTGACATCGACCATCGCCTGCCAACCCGTGTTGTTACCGAACTGGCATGGCAGTCGCACTTCATCCGCAACATGCTGATCCGTCCTGAACATGAAGAACTTGCCTCCTTCATGCCCGAGTTGACCGTTATCGATCTGCCGAGCTTCGAATGCGATCCTGAAAAATATGGTATCCGTTCCAGCACCTGCATCGCGCTGAACCTGAAGAAAAAGATCATTCTGGTTGCTGGCTCTTCCTATGCAGGCGAAATCAAGAAATCTGTCTTCACCACGCTCAACTACCTGCTGCCTGAAAAAGGCATCATGCCGATGCACTGCTCGGCCAACGTTGACGACGAAGGCAACACCGCGATCTTCTTCGGTCTGTCTGGCACCGGTAAAACCACCCTGTCCGCTGACCCGAACCGCACTCTGATCGGTGATGACGAACACGGCTGGGGCGAAAACGGCGTCTTCAACTTCGAAGGTGGCTGCTACGCAAAAACCATCCGCCTGTCTGCTGAAGCAGAACCGGAAATCTTTGCAACCACGCATACTTTCGGTGCAATCGTCGAAAACATGGTTATCGATCCTATTACCGATATCCCTGATTTCGAAGACGGTTCCAAAACGGAAAACACCCGTGTTTCCTATCCGATCGACTTCATCCCGAACGCATCGTTGACCGGCCGTGCTCCGCAGCCGAAAAACATCATCATGCTGACGGCTGACGCTTTCGGTGTGCTGCCTCCGATCGCTAAACTGACCCCGGAACAGGCTATGTATCACTTCCTGTCCGGTTACACCGCGAAAGTGGCTGGTACCGAAAAAGGTGTTACCGAACCTGAAGCAACCTTCTCTACCTGCTTCGGTGCTCCGTTCATGCCGCGCCATCCGTCCGAGTACGGCAATCTTCTGCGCGAAATGATGGAAAAACATCAGGTTACCTGCTGGCTGGTTAACACCGGTTGGACCGGTGGTGCTTACGGCGTCGGTTCCCGCATGCCGATCAAGGCAACCCGCGCCCTGCTGACCGCAGCGCTCAACGGCTCCCTGAGCGACATGGAATTCCGGACCAACGAAATCTTCGGCATCCAGGTTCCGCTTTCCTGCCCTGGCGTTGATGACAAGCTGCTTATGCCTCGCGACACCTGGGCTGACAAAGATGCCTTCGATGCACAGGCCAAGAAACTGGCTGGTATGTTCGTGAAAAACTTCGAATACTACCTGCCACATGTTGACGAAGCAGTAAAAGCTGCCGCTCCGAAAGCCTAG
- a CDS encoding GNAT family N-acetyltransferase: MEIREETSADAADIHTLTQRAFAPMPYSSGSEGEIIDQLRRDGDLVLSLVMDDDGMIVGHVAFSKIQIDGTWDKWYCLGPISVAPDKQNQGIGKALVGEGMRRLRALGANGCILIGNPAYYVRLGFECDGQLRYGALDPSLIQHMTFQGPAPKGTLSHADAFEQALQQ, translated from the coding sequence ATGGAAATTCGCGAAGAAACCTCTGCTGACGCGGCGGACATTCATACCCTGACACAAAGAGCGTTTGCGCCCATGCCCTACAGCTCTGGCAGCGAAGGCGAGATCATCGACCAATTGCGCCGGGATGGCGATCTTGTGCTGTCGTTGGTGATGGATGATGATGGCATGATTGTCGGCCATGTGGCTTTTTCGAAAATCCAGATCGATGGCACATGGGACAAATGGTATTGCCTCGGCCCTATCTCGGTTGCTCCAGACAAACAGAATCAGGGCATCGGCAAGGCTCTGGTTGGCGAAGGTATGAGGCGCCTTCGCGCTCTTGGTGCCAATGGTTGTATCCTGATCGGCAACCCCGCCTACTATGTCCGGCTCGGGTTCGAATGCGATGGCCAATTACGCTATGGCGCACTGGATCCTTCACTCATTCAGCACATGACCTTTCAAGGCCCCGCACCAAAAGGCACATTGTCCCACGCCGATGCCTTCGAGCAGGCTTTGCAGCAATGA